TCATTTCAATACATGTTGTCTGCTCTTCGCTGAGCACAAACTCTGGGTTTTCCTCCATTTTTTCCCTTTCCAGTGTAACAGTTGTTTTTGATATATGGAACTAATGGTTTGTGTTGGGACTCCTATTAGTGTCCACTGCCTTTCATCTGTCGAGGTCACTCTTAACACGGGAGACTCTGTATCCAGGCCATTTCCGACATCCATCAAAGCTATgcggcttctctctctccccctttcctccaccccccccctctctctctcacacacacacacacacaggcttactCTCTCACATTCTCACCTCCCCTTTCCCCCACACACACTATTTTCTCAATTTTCAGCTTTCTTTTTGCCATCATGCAACAGCTCTGAGCCAGACACACTttcacccctcttcctcctgACCTCTCAACTGTTACCTTCCCAGCTTCCCCCTTAAGGTATAAAACAATGCCTGTCCCATAACAACGGCAGATAATCCCTAATTGTAGTTTTTAAAAatgtctctcccatctcctcttctcccaccgtCAGACGAGATCGACATGCTCGAGCGCCTGTGGCTCTCGGGGATCTGTCACAACGACAAGATTGAGGTGATGAGCTCCAAGCTGGACATCGACAACATGGCGGGGGTCTTCTACATGCTGCTGGTGGCCATGGGGCTCAGTCTGCTGGTTTTCGCCTGGGAGCACCTGGTATACTGGAAGATCAGGCACTGCCTGGGCCGTTCCGGTGGCATGGACTTCCTATTGGCTCTCAGCAGGGTGAGTTACTGACTGAGTTATAGTGATGGAAGCGATGCCCCCTGGTGGTGGTGAAAGGAAAAAGGGCTTGGTGCATCAACACATCACAGGCTATGTTTAGGCAGTACTGTTCAAAAGGTAGGTCCTCGTACCTCGTTTTTAAAAGTGACCTAGTTTTCTCCAAGATTTCAGATGACATTgtgtcttcctcctcctgctgcgTTCTACGTCGACGTTCCGGGATATCTCCGACTGTTACTCCCGCTTTCAATTTCACCAAATGTTGATTCACGTGCTCAACGGGCAGTGTTGATTCACGGCCATCGGATTTCTGTCCCGCTGTTAATTGCGATTCAGTGGGATGACTCTTGATTTTCAATAAGACATATTGGTATTGAATGAATCTTCTTCAAGTAAAGGTGATAAAGCTGTTATGCTTTACACGGCCCCGCCCATTCAACACACTTAACCAATAGCCTATCAGTCTTTTAAGGCTGTAAATGACCTGCATTTAGAACACGAGTTCCTCCTCCGCCCTCATTAGTATTTTGTGGTCAGTTGCCTCCTCTCCGAGAGTACAAAGTAGAGAGAGATTGCATAGAGGGGCATCCGCCATCATTCATTGCACGTCACGTTTTATgctagagaggaaagagaggacaaATTATTATCTTTTAAAGAGTCAGTTCTGACTTACTGTTTGACCACTGCGCTAGGAGCTCCCGAGTGGTCATTTAGAAAGATCAGTCGAACTGAAGCTTGAGTGCACCGTAATGGCAGATACTGAGGTAAGTGTATGAAGACCTCTACAGGGACACATTTCCGCTACATTTCTGCCACAACTTATGTAACCTAGTTTTACGAGACTTGCGTGACTTTCAGTGTCCATGCTCTCGTCTAGGGATACTGGGGTGTGGAGTTTGCTAGCTGTATCCTAACTAGCTTCCCCTTCTATGTCTACACAGGGTATGTACAGTTGCTGCAAGTTTGAAGATGAAACCGTCTCTGGAGGCCTCCGAAACACACTTCCCCTATATCAGAGTGTTCCCACAATGCCGCCTCCACCCCAGTCCCACATCTCAGcggctgtaacctgtaacaccaCTCTTGCCAtggtgcagcagcagcagaggcaTCATCACCAGCAGCATGAGCAGCAGCAAGCATACAGCATGCTTCCTGCTGGATCTCCTCCAACTACTGGGCACTCTGCAATGGCCCTTGGGCCATCAAACAGTCCCCTTTTGCAGGGTCCTATGCCGTGCTCCACTTTTCTGCCTCGCCATGACCGCAGATTGGCTGTGGTAGACCGCTGGAACCGTCCCAAGCCCGGCACGGACAAGCCTATTGGTGGCAGCGGTGGGATCCCAGACATGGCACAGTTTCAACAGGGCTTGCCCCCTCATTGGGCTGGGGGAGCCAGTGGAGGGGACGGGAATCTGGATGAATACAAGCGATACTATGGCCCGATCGATCCAGAGGGCTTAGGGGCAAATGCTGACCCACAAACAGGTGGCTCTCAAACCCCCAAAATGAACCAGAGGGGGACAAAGTCCTCAGGAATTCCACGGCTACCTTCTAAAGGACCGCCCCCTGGTCACTTAATGTCCAAGCCCCCTCTACCGCTCCCCTCATCCCCACATCCACCGCCATTTTGGAGAAGAGGCAGCCTCCCGAAAAGAAAGGGCTCTGGGGGGCCTCTGTATGAGAACATCCTCCCcttggggagaagagggggagggcgGTACGGAGTAAGGGATGGAGGTGGCAGGCGAGGCCGTCGCCCTCCCCCACTCCCATTGCCTGTCCCTGTCGCGTCCCCTGCCCTCACTACCCCTACCACTCCCTCTCACTCCGCCCTCTACACCTCCAGCTCCTGCTCCTCCACCTCATCCAGTTCATCCTCGTCCTCATCCTCCGTCTCCCCCTCACGCTCCAACTCCCCCTCATCCTCCACCATCACATACACATCGTCCCAGAGTTTTAAGTACAGGGCTGGCAGTAGGGATGTTGAGGACGTCTATGACTCTGATGAGCTGACAGAGGAGTCTAGCCTCCTGCTAGGACGGAGAAAGGGCAAATCCCAACGCATGTCCTCTCGCTCACTGCCTTGCAGTCCGCCCCCTCCGCCTGTACCACCCCGCAAGCCTCGTCtgcagtatgagagagagagggctgggagcCAGCTAGCCCAGCTGCAGGAGTGGTGGGCCTCCtggggcgagagagaaagacGCAGAGGAACAGGAACCAGGgccgaggggaaggaggagaaacAGCATCACAAAgagcgagaaagggagagaaagaggaggaagaaaggccggaagaaaaaaaagagagaggagaaggagagagagcgggagcgcAAGCGGCGTAAagtgaaggagaagaagaagaagagagaggacaagGCGAAGAGAAGAGACCGGGGCAAGCGGTCAGAGCACGAGGAGGGAGGTGGTGAGCAGAGAGGGCAGCTCAAAGCGATAATGCAAGAGGCCTACTCCTCCTACCCGGCTACGAGGCGTGACTCTATGAGGAAAAAGAGTGAAGGTTCTATCAGAAGTTACGGATGGGATATTccaagggaggaagagaggagggactgCGATGAcaaggaaagagatggagaggacacTAGAGGCAAGGAAAGGCACAGAAGTCCTTACTCACGCCACAGGCATGCAGGTAGGCCTTCCAGTTccagcaagcagtaccagagcccCAGAAAACCCTCAACCGCTGTCAAGTTCTGGGGAGCGGGAAACCCATCGTCAGAGATTCCTTCATCTGCATTTCTGCCACTGATCCCTCTCTCGTCCAGGCGCAGGAGTAAGGGTTCAGATAGAGCGGCCCTAGGGAAAGAAGGGGAGACGCGCCCCCTGTTGGGCAGGAACGAGAGAGTGGAGGTTCACTCCAAAGAAGGTCTGTCGTTTCACGAGTGGGACTCCGAAGATGAGGATGAAGATTccgaggaggaaaggagaaaagtGGAGCAAGAGAAGAGACATGAAAGAAGACGAAGGACCGCATCAGAGTCCGAAAGGGAAAGTGATAAGATGGTGGGCATCTACTCAGACGACGACGGCTCCTCGGGAGAATTTGGAAAGTTCGAAAGGTACTGGGAGGGTCATGAGGGTAGAGCGGTTGGGGGAATAGGAGGGGGAGGTTGGTTTTTCGGCACTTATCCCGCCAGAGAAAAAGCTGGCAGCATAAACAGTAGGGATGGCTCGTTATTGGGCCGTGGGGAGGGATGGGGCGGAGCAGAGGGAGTAGGGGAAGGTGGCTGGGGATCAGGGAGGATAGGTGgtacacagtggcctccacctCCATTGACACCACCAGCTCCTCGAAGATACTGGTCCGTGGACAAGCTTCCTgtgaaggaggagaagaaagagagacggaAGGACAAGGACAAAGGGCGAGGTGATGTGGCTTGCAACTGCCAATCTGCCCTCGAACATCAACACGCTCACTCTAAATTGGCCAAGGTGAGCTCTCCTAGCCAGGAGGAACTATTTCTACACTGTCAAAGCTTTGTGACCAGCGCCAATTCCAAACGGCATTCCTTCAAACCCGACCGGACCCAGAATCAACCCAAATCGGGAAGCCAGTCCAACCTCAGCATCCAGCGGACAGACCGCATTCGGCAGCCTTCTACATCGCAGGtcctcatcccctccctccctccaccaacaCTCCCAGCCCTTCCTgcccctccctcctcatcccatcccatccacaTCCCTCCTCCGAACTCCTCCTCTTCGGTCTCGTCTCCCTCTGTAGTATCCTCCACCCCAGGCGCCCCCCAGCCGTCTTTTATGGCTTCTGCTAGTGCCAAACTCCTGTACCAGAGACTGCGCTCAGTGCCTCCGCCCCAAAGGTTACAGTCACCTCACCTGCCCCTCAAGGCCAAGAGCCTCTGCTCACGGAGGGGGTctgcacacttctccagtgtggaGAGCGAGGTGTGAGGCGAATCATAGACACCTACCTGGGTCGGAAACACCGACCTATTCAGACAACCTTGGGTCATGACTGTTTGGCCACTGCAGTTTTGTATCTCAGACCCCTGTAACTCTTGCACAACCCCCATTGTCCAGTCAAAGGGAGTGCACAGTAATGTCATGTTTACTGGGGCTCTCTTCATTCTGGTCAGAGTATCTGTGAGACTACATGTATTGTTGGTGAACTGaaattggtgtcagaagtgggatctcCGAAATGGGGCCGTCCTCCTGACACGGCCGCGTCTTTGAAGTGGTTGTCATTGTTCAGTTATATTTGTTCACGAGGGCTCAGGTACTCGTTCATAGGCCTCCCTACTGAGGGCTCCAATGCAGGAACATTTGACTCACGTCCCTGAAACATGAACCTCCAACGTTCCTTTACCAAGCGGTGTACACCTCACAGGCCTGTGAGATCTGAGGGTCATAGTTGTGTACGTTCTATGTTTCACGTTTAGGGAGAATAGAATAGTAGCTAGCTCTCTCGGTTTTCTCCATTCACCCTCTCCAAACTCACATTTGatgttctgtgtctgtgttttagcGTGTTTGTATTCTTGACAACAGGGTAAGTCGACTGTGACTGATCTTATACTGTGCCAAACTTCAGTGGAGCTTACATACAATGCTGTTTCATTGATGCCACAGGTACTCCCCGATTCATGACCCTCTTGAGCAATACATTACCTGCAGACCAACAGTTCAtgcattttatattttaaaaGGTTATTTTACTATAGTGTTATTATAAACTGAGACAAATGTTTTCATTTTGACAAAATGTTAGCACTGTGCTGTACCATACTGGGTACAAGCAAAATGTTTTCAACTACCTAACGTCattggcagccccccccccccccccccccataagaCAGAATGTAGCCTTGACCTAGTCTGCTGCAACTATGAAGACACTATAAGATTGtagcattttgggggggggggggggggctagatgGAATTGTTGGACATGTGGCCTCACAGGTGGCCAGGATTCATTCTGTGTCCCAGTAATGATGTCAACATGATAGGTGTCTAAATGATGCTACCAGAGATGCGCTTGAAAATCCGTAATCACGAGCTAGCTTGCTCGTAGCAATTTGACGGGAAAGCTGATACCTGCACAGTCAGATGTACTTTCAAATCAGccagttttttgtgtgtgtgttgtcagtaaCCCACAAGGCTAGTTCCATCTTCTCCATATAGTCTGTTTAGCTCATTCATCTGCCAGTGACTGCATCTGAGCCATACTTCAGCTGAAGAAGAAAAAAGAGTAACCTTAGTTAACACAAAATTGTTGTGTAAAGTTTGTCTGCATTTATTTGAATATCTAGATATatatcacatatatatatatatatttgtgtagTTGGGTAGCATTAGAGTAATTGTTGTTTAGCATCTTGATATGGGGATATTGTTTATCATTCCAGTGCCATTAGATAAGATATGAATATTCCATGTGAAGGAAATATCCCCCTTTTTTTCATCCGCAATTGGGAGCGCTCTTTGTTGCTAAAAGTATAGGTTTTTATTCTTAAAACCTAGTTGACCCGAGAGCGACAGGAACACAATGGAAGCAGTGCTTTGCTTGTTACAATCAACAGCTTGCAAGAATCCAATGACGAGGCTAACTGTGGGCGAAATGTTACCTGCTAAGGTATTTGTGCCACAATTGAACCGAAATCTCTGTCCCTTCTCCTCGTCTATTTGTTGTGTTGATGAGTGTCTGCAACTGTAAACCGTTCTATTTTTTATTATGTATCTGTGAATATTTCTTTCATCTCAATAATAGCATatctatatatattaatatatctCAAAGATAAGATCTTATCTGTTAAGTTTGTCTACTAAATTTACAGTATTATATAGGAAGCTGGCTTTTAGTCTGTCTTACCTTGTCTCAAAACCCAGTGAAATCAGAGACCAGTACCTGACTGTGTTCTTACCGACCATCCACCACGATTAGTTAACAATGATATTCGCCATGTGATGGAGGTGTGTGTCTGACGACCGTGTCACTGTAGTAGTGTAAGTTTGGGCCTTGGCTGTAACACATTATTAATAACCGTTCTAATATATTAGGTATTTTTTACCAGGGCATAGTCTGCTCAGTAACACCAATGAGATAACTGAGCCTGGATTTCAACTTCTTTAAACACCAAAACCCAATGTGGTCTAGCGGGCAGCAACAGGCTTTTTGTTGCGTCATGCAGCAGTATACTATCCATGGTGAGCCATACCAGGACGGTGTCGTGTGTTCCCTCTCTGCAAACCTGTGTCTGTCGTGCTgaactaaacaaacaaaaaacacactgTGTTCCTCCATAACAATCCCCACTGTAGCGCCCCGTCCAGCGCTGTCTCCGTCCGCTAACCCTGCGCGGTCTTTACGCCACACTGTGTCCAGGCGGACCTGCACTGCGTCACTGTGTGAGAATCAATGTGACATACTAGGGCAGAACGCAGTGGCTACGTTGGGCTGCCGCGCCACTGGAAAGACAATACTGTGCTGTACTGCAAGCAGAacagaataaaaaataattttCGTATTAAAACCTCTTCCGTCCATTTCCATTTTTTTCTTTGTGTCGGCCTCAGAGAATCGGGTGCGAGAGGGATGATTGGGAAAACGTGGAGCGAGGGATACATCTGTTCACATATATCAATGGGGACGTGTTGTGCAGGAGACAGTCCGTCCTGAGAAAAGTGCAACGGTTTTATCACAGCGAGTGACACTGTGGTGGAGAGACTAATAGAATGAGGtgttctcattcacacacacagctgcagccCATGGTTAGGGTCCACGTCCAGTTCAATTATTTTACAGGTCAAGTTCATTTGTCATATTGCACAGGAACACATTGTGTACACAATTCAATTCTTACTTGCAGGTTCACCTCTCAACAATGCAACGGCAATAAGCAGAGAAAGGCGGGTTCGTCGAGGCTCACGTCCAAAGTGTTGACTCAAATGTGTTTTTACCACGTACCAACTCTGGACTaggaacactcacacacacataccaattAATATGGAAGCTCATTAATGCCAATAACACATTTCATTGAGATGGAGCCCCTCAACAGATATTGGAGCATTTACAATAGCAGTGCATTGTTACGAGTTAGCTAGGGCCATTAATAAACACCTTCATGGATGTTGGTTGACTGCCATTTTGTGCCAGAGTGCctttctcccatcacccctcaCTGCGAGAAGGTCAGTTATCACCCACACAGTTCAAGTGAAA
This genomic interval from Oncorhynchus clarkii lewisi isolate Uvic-CL-2024 chromosome 18, UVic_Ocla_1.0, whole genome shotgun sequence contains the following:
- the LOC139372314 gene encoding glutamate receptor ionotropic, NMDA 2C-like, with protein sequence MFRVASENNIDVYTDTGTEFIRKCIRDVVPTTLKRVNPSKAAGPDGIPSRVLRACTGLLVGVFMDILNLSLSQSAFPTCFKMSTIVPVPKKAKAANNALLYQGKTIRLQYESLGEYESPGEYESPGEYESLGEYESPGEYESPGEYESLGEYESPGESFFACELPPSLLCPPNCAPPPLPHMAAKPALSLLLAVLACTGPARSSPPLLLRPRERERDLGVVNIAVVHSGSSLLPETAAAGGTGATNGPGGPQGRGASSSLAMVAASAPLASASAALVGGSVMTQYGPANVIYLTVNESSPASLLLQLCELLATTPLQGLVFEEERPPPPDQAPLAPMLEFVSAQTGVPVVAVGGGAGLGREPQESGSIYLQFTCSTAMQLDVVFEVLEEFDWTSFSVVATRHHGYEDFLAMVEALTDGSFIGWEKKGVVMLNVSDDPGGTRASRLLKENEAQVRLLYCSQEEAALIFKAAWASGQAGHSHMWFAVGPALSGLGLEGLPKALFAVRPQGWRDEPRRRIAKGVSVLTHGAMALRKEYGWARGPHYFAGNCQTDGNQTQRVPDRIRFFSNITLSGRDYSFNSDGYLSNPVLDVISYTEGKGWEEVGTWQNGVLDLIIQPFSRYGSFLKPLDDTQHLKVVTLEERPFVIVEPADPGTNSCIRDSVPCRLPLNTTNVPVDEKSSKHCCKGFCIDVLKRLAKIVGFSYDLYLVTNGRHGKRGSDGQWNGMVGEVVYKRADMAIGSLTVNKERSEVVEFSVPFVETGISVMVSRSNGTVSPSAFLEPYSPAVWVMMFVMCLSVVAVTVFIFEFFSPVGYNRSLQSAKKTGGSKFTIGKSIWLLWALVFNNSVPVENPRGTTSKIMVLVWAFFAVIFLASYTANLAAFMIQEEYIDTVSGLSDKKFQQPTEQYPPLRFGTVPNGSTEENIRSNYANMHNFMIRNNQKGVEEAIDNLKTGKLDAFIYDAAVLNYMARKDEGCKVMTIGSGKVFATTGYGIALHKNTRWKRPVDLALLQLVGDDEIDMLERLWLSGICHNDKIEVMSSKLDIDNMAGVFYMLLVAMGLSLLVFAWEHLVYWKIRHCLGRSGGMDFLLALSRGMYSCCKFEDETVSGGLRNTLPLYQSVPTMPPPPQSHISAAVTCNTTLAMVQQQQRHHHQQHEQQQAYSMLPAGSPPTTGHSAMALGPSNSPLLQGPMPCSTFLPRHDRRLAVVDRWNRPKPGTDKPIGGSGGIPDMAQFQQGLPPHWAGGASGGDGNLDEYKRYYGPIDPEGLGANADPQTGGSQTPKMNQRGTKSSGIPRLPSKGPPPGHLMSKPPLPLPSSPHPPPFWRRGSLPKRKGSGGPLYENILPLGRRGGGRYGVRDGGGRRGRRPPPLPLPVPVASPALTTPTTPSHSALYTSSSCSSTSSSSSSSSSSVSPSRSNSPSSSTITYTSSQSFKYRAGSRDVEDVYDSDELTEESSLLLGRRKGKSQRMSSRSLPCSPPPPPVPPRKPRLQYERERAGSQLAQLQEWWASWGERERRRGTGTRAEGKEEKQHHKERERERKRRKKGRKKKKREEKERERERKRRKVKEKKKKREDKAKRRDRGKRSEHEEGGGEQRGQLKAIMQEAYSSYPATRRDSMRKKSEGSIRSYGWDIPREEERRDCDDKERDGEDTRGKERHRSPYSRHRHAGRPSSSSKQYQSPRKPSTAVKFWGAGNPSSEIPSSAFLPLIPLSSRRRSKGSDRAALGKEGETRPLLGRNERVEVHSKEGLSFHEWDSEDEDEDSEEERRKVEQEKRHERRRRTASESERESDKMVGIYSDDDGSSGEFGKFERYWEGHEGRAVGGIGGGGWFFGTYPAREKAGSINSRDGSLLGRGEGWGGAEGVGEGGWGSGRIGGTQWPPPPLTPPAPRRYWSVDKLPVKEEKKERRKDKDKGRGDVACNCQSALEHQHAHSKLAKVSSPSQEELFLHCQSFVTSANSKRHSFKPDRTQNQPKSGSQSNLSIQRTDRIRQPSTSQVLIPSLPPPTLPALPAPPSSSHPIHIPPPNSSSSVSSPSVVSSTPGAPQPSFMASASAKLLYQRLRSVPPPQRLQSPHLPLKAKSLCSRRGSAHFSSVESEV